Proteins from a genomic interval of Paenibacillus sp. FSL H8-0048:
- a CDS encoding ABC-three component system middle component 6 → MHLLDVKSLRIQRGTIMLLPNDIKPELSVYYYASLILKIITEKKENEILTLYQIVKQKFDISLRMFSYCLDWLYLIEAVKVDEKGIVSICT, encoded by the coding sequence ATGCATTTATTAGATGTAAAATCTTTAAGAATCCAGAGGGGTACAATTATGTTGCTTCCTAACGATATAAAACCAGAACTTAGTGTTTATTACTATGCATCATTAATACTTAAAATAATTACGGAAAAAAAAGAGAATGAAATACTTACTCTTTACCAAATTGTTAAGCAAAAATTTGATATTTCGCTAAGAATGTTCTCATACTGCTTAGACTGGCTGTATTTAATTGAAGCAGTTAAAGTTGATGAGAAAGGAATTGTATCTATATGTACCTAA
- a CDS encoding DUF2326 domain-containing protein has product MYLKQLIVSSFSEIIRNINFHLGANLIVDETKGKSDLETGNNVGKTTVLALIDYCLGGNAEVIYIDPETKKNIDYVKSFLMDKEVLITLILKEDITDDSSQEIVIKRNFLQRNKKIMSINGENLTKNSGKDFERKLDELIIGKREILSPSFRQLIAHYIRYQNDRINNTLKVLNTFTTNFEYETLYLFMFGLPVSDRSQLNTKLKGEQEHKKRLEKLHSKNELEMQLDIVRNNIFELNKKKSNLNINENYRQELEELNDLKYRVSTISSRISELTLREQLLLETEEELKQDMSNINLPELREIYTIAKKNISSIHTTFEQLVEYHNKMIIEKIRFVTQDIPRIQSLIVEHKKGLDELLLNEKYLSQKIIASDTFQDLENIVSELTKLYQRVGELESGIEQLETVDKSITNIFNEITLLEGNRFSDGFQEILKNKLKEFNSIFANVSNQLYGEQYGVSFTVSEDTKTKQDYYKFESFNANTSSGKKQGEIICFDIAYILYARKEGLPNLNFILNDKKELMHGNQLKKVSKFAKENKIQLVFSILKDKLPTELNSNEHIVLRLSDQEKLFKIEN; this is encoded by the coding sequence ATGTACCTAAAACAACTTATAGTATCTTCTTTTTCGGAAATTATTCGTAATATTAATTTTCATCTTGGAGCAAATTTAATAGTTGATGAAACTAAAGGGAAAAGTGATTTAGAAACGGGGAACAATGTTGGGAAAACAACGGTTCTTGCTCTTATAGATTATTGTTTGGGAGGAAATGCAGAAGTAATCTATATTGATCCTGAGACTAAAAAGAACATTGATTATGTAAAGAGTTTTTTGATGGATAAGGAAGTTCTAATTACCTTAATCCTTAAAGAAGATATTACAGATGATTCTTCTCAAGAAATAGTAATTAAGCGGAATTTCTTGCAGAGAAATAAAAAAATTATGTCTATTAATGGAGAAAACTTAACTAAGAATAGTGGTAAAGATTTTGAAAGAAAGCTAGACGAATTAATTATAGGGAAAAGAGAAATTCTTAGCCCCTCTTTTCGTCAACTCATAGCTCATTATATCAGGTATCAAAATGACAGAATTAATAATACTTTAAAAGTGTTAAATACATTTACGACCAATTTCGAATATGAAACTTTATATTTGTTTATGTTTGGGTTACCTGTTTCTGATAGATCTCAATTAAATACTAAATTGAAGGGAGAACAGGAGCATAAAAAACGGCTAGAAAAACTTCATTCCAAAAATGAACTGGAAATGCAATTAGATATTGTTAGGAATAATATTTTTGAACTCAACAAGAAAAAATCAAACTTAAATATTAATGAAAATTATAGGCAAGAACTTGAAGAACTGAATGATTTGAAATATCGGGTAAGCACTATAAGTTCTAGGATAAGCGAATTGACATTGCGAGAGCAACTTCTTCTTGAGACAGAGGAGGAACTGAAGCAAGACATGTCAAATATTAATTTACCTGAACTAAGAGAAATATACACGATAGCTAAAAAAAATATAAGTAGTATTCATACTACTTTTGAACAACTTGTTGAATATCATAATAAAATGATTATAGAAAAAATAAGATTTGTTACTCAAGATATTCCTAGAATTCAATCATTAATTGTTGAACATAAAAAAGGTCTTGATGAATTACTGTTAAATGAAAAATACTTATCTCAGAAAATTATTGCAAGTGATACTTTTCAGGATTTGGAGAATATTGTGAGTGAACTTACAAAATTATACCAACGCGTAGGTGAACTTGAAAGCGGAATTGAGCAATTAGAAACTGTGGACAAGAGTATTACAAATATTTTTAATGAAATAACATTACTGGAAGGCAATAGATTTTCTGATGGTTTTCAAGAAATACTGAAAAATAAATTGAAGGAATTTAATAGTATATTTGCTAATGTTTCTAACCAATTATATGGTGAACAATACGGGGTATCTTTTACAGTGTCAGAAGATACTAAAACTAAACAAGACTACTATAAGTTTGAAAGCTTTAATGCAAATACGAGTTCAGGAAAAAAACAGGGTGAAATTATTTGTTTTGATATAGCCTATATTTTATATGCAAGAAAAGAAGGTCTGCCTAATTTGAATTTTATTCTTAATGATAAAAAGGAATTAATGCATGGCAATCAGTTAAAAAAGGTCAGTAAGTTTGCAAAAGAAAATAAAATTCAGTTAGTGTTCTCAATCTTAAAGGACAAGCTGCCTACAGAACTTAATAGTAATGAACACATTGTTTTACGCTTATCGGATCAAGAGAAACTTTTTAAAATCGAAAACTAG